tatatatatatatcactagctaaaggacccggcttcgctcgggtatatttaatctatttcatttaatgtttgtgtgtgtctttaaaagatatcaacactatccactataacagtgacatctactgcaccccgcccccaaaacagtgacctccacagcccccacaccttaacactgaccccccacagtgccccttgccttaaaattggacctccacagcagcccacccccttaactttgacctttacagcagccttcccctttaacagtgactttcacagcataccacccccttgacagtgacctccacagggtcccacccctttaacagtggcctttactggattgggggcgtgtccttttgaacagctcactctaacacagcagcactgtgctgtctgagtgtgagctgcagggggaaagtcaccctccctcccacctctgcagctgacagaagttgatttttaccttcattattTTAATCCCCGTTGGCTCAGaagtgggagggggtgtggcctaaccatAATAGGGGCTTGGCTTAGCTAGACCTGGAAGCggggttttaaagaggacctttcacctggaaaaacattgtgaactaagtatcctgacatatacagcggcgcccagggatctcaatgcacttactattatccctgtgtgccgctccgttctcccgttatggcctccggtatcttcgctcattaagttatagtaggcggagactgcccttgttctgtgggcgtctcctcctcctaggcaaAATTTGCCTAGGTCAAAGTGGGTGCTACCTTCGCTGTCAGACATGTCCCTTGATGCCCAGTATCAGATTAGAGGGATTAGTACTGGCTACAATGCAATTTTAAATGCAGGTTGCTATGGGTGGCTACAGCAGAATTTGTGCGTGGCTCCTTTAAGAGTTGCTGCAACTGCTCAATTTCAGGACGTATGGTGCTCTGGCAGACAGATaacaactatttacagtctttagcaAGATTATTTGCACAATTGTACTCACTCAGGTTTAATAGCAGAAGATTCTCCTACATTCAATGAAGACAATGCTGTATTTCCCTTTTTTTAAATGGCCGCCGCTTTACTTCCTGCTTCCTGTATGGGCAGCGATCTCTTTGTCCTCATGGGAACTTGTATTCAACACTTTTGTTCCTGCTGCTGTAGGAATGCTTTCTCTGTGGAGGCAGGctgtttggttccctcccctctgctgggtggagATATCTGGGATAGTTGCTTAACCCCTGCGGTGCCACTGTGCTGCAACTGATGCAAGTCCACACTCCTCAGCAATAAGTACATGCAGTAAGGCACAAAGGTAAATCCTGGTGAGGCACACTATTGGATCtggttctgttggcacacagctcgatcctgttcgtgacgccaaaaatgcaatgagcaggaccgtggtacggttacgcgGATGCCAAAATATGCAATGGGTCTGGATATGGGTATAgaagtctatagtttttgtttgtgacgccaattgcagcgtgcgcagggtacagtctcagggccctttaagatgttgcaactcacataccaggtgaggaatgccagagtggtataacgtctctgtgtagcagtagtaatagtgtcaacggtgtctcctaccttggtagggctggactcctggatcctggctcacttgcaataaatgagtgtgttgctagtaggagtaattagggaacttggtagtaatgaatgagatccagacttgaaatataattcaacttgtctttactggaggcagcattaatccatatgagttacagcaatagtcttgggtcccagcaggtattggcaatgtatggcaggaatctgtcttctgctctggctatcttctgctgtgttggggaaTGACTAGCTGacaaggaatttggcttctcctggtctctggatggtactcacagttattctcacagggaatggttcgtcttggagttggctgcttgcttgtcaccagttgaggctgaagggctcagactgggaatgaagatctttggttttaaccgagacgagatcctggtttgggatccccatttctgggagctcctacttgcacagccgtccccttgcagggagagctggaacacactggatctaacaGTTTTTTCCCCTCCCTTGCCGCAGGGCGagggaaactccacttcccttaagcaggggggacagaacagaactggaatgttccattctgaatggccataacattaaaactatgcctaccaacgatgccgccacctgctggtagacctgaaacattacaaagaaaatataacatttaaaatggtttcatCTGCACAGTTGTGAATGACATGAGGAAAATCACATCAAATGACCGTGTTGATGCCCTTagcagatagtagcggggtaaaagcattagtaaccccactctgggatgttacatctgATCTCCCAATAACACACTTGGCCGCTGGGGAGtaagaccgactgtccctactctcGGGAACTCTGGCTGTAGTTGTGGATCTGGGCTGGCTGCCCAGGATCTCTGAAaggctggtagagagacctcggtctgATCTCCACCCGCCGACTGGGGGTCCTCCCAGaaacagtctatgaggtcccttaCCTCTGCAGCTGGTAGTGAAGCAGGGGATAcctcagtcgggtcttcccagctgtagggttgtaggtctgggactgccacccagctcgtCTACAGTGTATATTGGTGCTTAATTGATCTGAGGAGGCATTGGAAATCCTGCTCCAGCTTCCAGTcccttgtctcacctctctcgctgtagcccaatcatgcatagcttCCCTATGGTCATatatatcccagaaccgggactctccagcatctccgaactctggttctgcgaaggcctcaaacaacaaGCCAGGGCCATCGTAATCCTCACCCTTGGGCCTGTTGTGCTTAGCCATCCAGGGGGAAAGGCCGAATCGAGTACCACCAGAATGCCTGGTAGGCgtcgtctagccaaagctccttccataccaggccctcaagttctgtcacccactcatccatgcgctgctctcccaggaggggcattcgcagggccactcgcatctgcaactgctgctcctcactaGGGAGACTCTCGCCCCGCTGACGCTGTATGTCCTCCAGGGCCTAGTGCCAGatgcctttccggactgcatccctccagtcagGGTCATCCTCCTCCTTGTAGTGGAACGCTGTTCGGGAACAAGCTGATTTTATACTGCTATAGCCAGTGGCGCTGTACGGGTACTACCATTTCCATCAACTTTGTAAATCCACAAacggtgtctctgagctgcttcttctcacactaggatgccatcccactgcttgccaccaatgtaatggatctcctggcaccctgactggGTACCTCTATTGATGGATACTCTTAGTGCTTCCCTAGCGTTCCAAGCACTCCACGTTGAgagtaaaacaggaactgactttattgaagaccaactcagtatatatacagttcaagaagtctaacaacataaatcaatcaaaacatgaacagcatgcaaacagaccccccccccccagtattttaATGAATGAAAAgaaagagaggagacacatgtgatgggattatctcctgagtgtatgatAGGGTGATCTACTAATCTACACCGGAGTCGGCTACTCCtaaagtcagctatcttaatcccatcactaacacaatcagttggagtctcagtgcagagttagccctttttgtgttgctggatcCACATCCTGCACCTTtagtgggcaataggaaatatgtggcacatAAACTCCAcaaataaatcagggttcatagttcaatgtaaccccaaaaggtctgagggggggtctccatagttctgggtccattatTCCGTAGgatggaggctagccctcaggcttctccagcagccccagcgacggttcagtccgtcacagtatgtatactaatgccagaagcctgactaataaaactggggaactggaattagtgatgtgtgaggaggactataacAATGAGGATAACTGAGAcaaggctggatgatagctatgacttggtggttaatgtacagggttacagtctgtttagaaaggatcatcaaaaccggagagggggaggggtctgtctGCCTTTACATAAAGTCCTGACTAAAGCCCACCGTCCGTTTTTTCTCTCACCAAACATTTGTGTTtaaaggagatatatatataaaaaaaaacaccttagtTTCACTTTTAACTGGATCTGTCCTCTGATTACCAATATTTATTCAATACAGGGGACTATGTTTATTTGGGGAGCTCTCACAGCGGTCACAATCATCACTCCAAGCCCTCAGCTACATCTGGTAACTGAAAGCAAGGTGCTGTTTTATCTCCCTGTAAAATGGAGTATCTGAAGAAATGAAGCCAGTTAGTGACCACCATAAAACCACATAAGGGAGATCACTAATGGGCTAAGCATGAAGATGGATTctcttatatatgtttttttttatgtttaacaaggTATGATTTATGGTTGAAACACatatcacattctgaacatgaaaatggcttctcccctgtgtgaattttctgatgtgtaacaagagttgatttacggttaaaacatttcccacattctgaacatgaaaatggcttctcccctgtgtgaattctctcatgtataacaagttcTGATTTcatcttaaaacatttcccacaatctgaacatgaaaatggcttctctcctgtgtgaattctctgatgtataacaaaagcccatttctgcttaaaacattccccacattctgaacatgaaaatggcttctcccctgtgtgaactctctgatgtatgacaagatgtgatttattggtaaaacatttctcacattctgaacatgaaaatggcttctctcctgtgtgatttctctgatgtatgaCAAGTCCTGATTTCatcttaaaacattttccacattctgaacatgaaaatggcttctctcctgtgtgatttctctgatgtacaacaagagcccatttctgcttaaaacattccccacattctgaacatgaaaatggcttctcccctgtgtgaattctctgatgtataacaagatgtgatttttggtaataacatttcccacattctgaacatgaaaatggcttctcaccTGTGTGATGTCTCTGATGTATAACCAGATGTGATTGTTggtgaaaacatttcccacattctgaacacgaaaatggcttctcccctgtgtgatttctctgatgtataacaagatctgatttattggtaaaacatttcccacattctgaacatgaaaatggcttctctcctgtgtgatttctctgatgtacaacaagagcccatttctgcttaaaacattccccacattctgaacataaaaatggcttctccccagtgtgaattctctgatgcataacaagatgtgatttttggtgaaaacattttccacattctgcacatgaaaatggcttctctcctgtgtgacttctctgatgtataacaagatgtgattgttggtgaaaacattttccacattctgaacatgaaaatggctttgccCCtgcgtgatttctctgatgtataacaagacctGATTTATTGTGAAaacctttcccacattctgaacatgaaaatggcttctctcctgtgtgatttctctgatgttcaacaagagctgatttctgactaaaacattttccacattctgaacatgaaaatggcttctcccctgtatgatttctctgatgtacaacaagagcccatttctgcttaaaacatttcccacattctgaacatgaaaacggcttctcccctgtgtgatttctctgatgtgtaacaagatgtgatttttggtaaaaacatttcccacattctgaacatgaaaactgcttctcccctgtgtgatttctctgatgtgcaacaagatgtgatttttggtgaaaacatttcccacattctgaacatgaaaatggcttctcccgtgTGTGAATTCGCTCATGTCTAACAATACCAGATTtaaatctaaaacattttccacattctgaacatgaaaatggcttctcttttACGTGAGCTGTTTGATGTTTAGCACCTCTTCTGTGACTTTTATTCTGTGTTACAGTCTGTGATAAATCAGAAGATCGGACCTgtttaaaagaatcaaatgatgCATTTTGGCTGTGATTGGATGAGGGTATATCTTGCATATTGGCATGCTCTTCAAATGTATCTTGTGTGATACCACAATCATcttcaaaatctgaagataccagatgtttctctgagttcctggtacagtcatctgccaaaaacaaaacatattttattattgatgaataACATTAAAATTGCATAGAAGTTTTATAacttttccaataaaaaaaatccacagaaatTACAAGGCATGGCACAAAATTAAAGTATCAATTGACTAAAACAGTGGTGGCCAAACAGACCACAATCTAATAGTAGACAGAGGGTCATAACTAGAAAACGCTGGCTCCCACCTTGAGCAACTTCCCTGCAACCCCCACCCAATCAGTCATTTAAATATTCgctctattgctataacttagttttttagaatattcgtaatattctaaaacaagaatatatagcaatatagagaatattcgtaaaatacacatatagactgcaatttagctaatatagtgcaataatcatttttttttatagtccaattttttttgtctcttctgaagttga
This window of the Bufo bufo chromosome 6, aBufBuf1.1, whole genome shotgun sequence genome carries:
- the LOC121003525 gene encoding zinc finger protein OZF-like codes for the protein MQDIPSSNHSQNASFDSFKQVRSSDLSQTVTQNKSHRRGAKHQTAHVKEKPFSCSECGKCFRFKSGIVRHERIHTREKPFSCSECGKCFHQKSHLVAHQRNHTGEKQFSCSECGKCFYQKSHLVTHQRNHTGEKPFSCSECGKCFKQKWALVVHQRNHTGEKPFSCSECGKCFSQKSALVEHQRNHTGEKPFSCSECGKGFHNKSGLVIHQRNHAGAKPFSCSECGKCFHQQSHLVIHQRSHTGEKPFSCAECGKCFHQKSHLVMHQRIHTGEKPFLCSECGECFKQKWALVVHQRNHTGEKPFSCSECGKCFTNKSDLVIHQRNHTGEKPFSCSECGKCFHQQSHLVIHQRHHTGEKPFSCSECGKCYYQKSHLVIHQRIHTGEKPFSCSECGECFKQKWALVVHQRNHTGEKPFSCSECGKCFKMKSGLVIHQRNHTGEKPFSCSECEKCFTNKSHLVIHQRVHTGEKPFSCSECGECFKQKWAFVIHQRIHTGEKPFSCSDCGKCFKMKSELVIHERIHTGEKPFSCSECGKCFNRKSTLVTHQKIHTGEKPFSCSECDMCFNHKSYLVKHKKKHI